The proteins below are encoded in one region of Maribacter aestuarii:
- a CDS encoding DUF3078 domain-containing protein, with product MRNFVLLRSIFCLCILFVTKSVLFAQDSIPEPIVPDTTVIDTIVIRKTQDKIKHIPRGVNLTNPVISFKKTKPLKDRYNRFRVPSFWTKENLLGLNVSEVAFVNWNAGGDNAISGLGFFKFVRNYKFRYFQWDNNLEMRYGLNAQEGRKLRKTEDVIRLSSNLGYRRDTISNWYYSVQLNFNTQFSNGYKYPDRETPISRFMAPGYLFFGAGTSYITPDQSFNLYLSPLTQKSTFVLDQRLADIGSFGVEKAVQDAEGNVITPGENHLLEIGFLITNNWNWNIAEDIELKSRLSLYTDYLSSFGNIDVDWELNLKLRVNKYILTTLGTQVIYDDNILFGEVRDENGNITDPGEPRIQFKQVLGIGVAYDF from the coding sequence ATGAGAAACTTTGTTTTATTACGCAGTATATTTTGCTTGTGCATCCTGTTTGTTACAAAATCGGTATTATTCGCACAGGACAGTATTCCTGAGCCCATAGTTCCGGATACCACTGTTATAGACACTATTGTCATCCGAAAAACCCAAGATAAAATAAAGCATATCCCAAGGGGTGTTAACCTCACCAATCCGGTAATTTCCTTTAAAAAAACTAAACCATTAAAAGACCGCTATAATCGGTTCCGAGTGCCTTCATTTTGGACCAAAGAGAATTTATTAGGGTTAAATGTAAGTGAAGTTGCCTTCGTTAATTGGAATGCCGGTGGTGATAACGCCATAAGCGGTTTGGGGTTTTTCAAATTTGTCCGGAATTATAAGTTTAGATATTTCCAATGGGACAACAATTTGGAGATGCGCTACGGATTAAATGCCCAAGAAGGAAGAAAACTAAGAAAGACCGAGGATGTAATTCGTTTAAGTTCCAATTTGGGATATAGACGCGATACCATTAGCAACTGGTACTATTCAGTCCAGTTAAATTTTAATACGCAATTCTCCAATGGATACAAATATCCAGATAGGGAGACCCCAATTTCACGATTCATGGCCCCGGGTTATCTCTTTTTTGGTGCAGGTACTTCTTACATAACCCCAGATCAAAGTTTTAATCTATACCTATCCCCCTTAACGCAGAAATCAACGTTTGTATTAGATCAGCGACTGGCGGACATTGGTTCATTTGGTGTTGAAAAAGCTGTTCAGGATGCTGAGGGAAATGTAATTACTCCAGGAGAAAACCATCTCTTGGAAATTGGGTTCTTAATAACCAATAATTGGAATTGGAACATAGCAGAAGACATCGAATTGAAGAGCAGGTTAAGTCTTTATACGGACTACCTCTCCAGTTTTGGAAACATAGATGTGGACTGGGAGCTGAATTTAAAACTTCGGGTAAACAAATACATCCTCACGACATTGGGAACACAGGTCATTTATGACGATAATATTCTATTTGGTGAGGTTAGGGACGAAAATGGTAACATAACAGATCCAGGCGAGCCGCGCATCCAATTCAAACAGGTCTTGGGTATTGGTGTTGCATACGATTTTTAA
- a CDS encoding carboxypeptidase-like regulatory domain-containing protein: MKRILITLLMLVTAFSYAQSTGVVGGKILDAELFNEPLAMATVSLQKTDWSTQTNFNGNFEILDVAPGSYILEIRFLGYESTTLPIEVSADKKAEVYQSIKAKALPLQLISESTEKEIVGELTSDPSNFKLHK; the protein is encoded by the coding sequence ATGAAAAGAATATTAATTACTCTACTGATGCTGGTAACGGCATTTTCTTATGCACAGTCCACTGGCGTAGTTGGTGGTAAAATATTGGACGCTGAATTATTCAACGAACCTCTTGCAATGGCAACAGTAAGCCTACAAAAAACAGACTGGAGCACTCAGACGAACTTCAACGGAAATTTTGAAATTTTAGATGTAGCTCCGGGATCTTATATTTTAGAAATTCGATTTTTGGGTTATGAAAGTACAACCTTACCAATTGAAGTGAGCGCGGATAAAAAAGCAGAAGTTTATCAATCCATAAAGGCGAAAGCTTTACCTCTTCAACTAATTTCAGAGTCTACTGAAAAAGAAATAGTAGGAGAATTGACTTCTGACCCAAGCAATTTTAAACTTCACAAGTAG
- the nadD gene encoding nicotinate (nicotinamide) nucleotide adenylyltransferase, protein MKKVGLYFGTFNPVHIGHMVIANHMVEFSDLDEVWFVVTPQSPFKVKKTLLDNHHRLQMVQEATKDFPKLKASTIEFDLPQPNYTINTLAHLMEKYPDGHRFCLIMGEDNLKGFHKWKNYEAILEDYELYVYPRISDGEVVHQFENHASISKVDAPIMEISSTFIRTQHKKGKNIRPMLPYSVWRYMDEMNFYRK, encoded by the coding sequence ATGAAAAAGGTTGGTCTTTATTTTGGAACTTTCAATCCTGTGCATATTGGCCATATGGTGATTGCAAATCATATGGTGGAGTTTTCTGATCTGGACGAGGTTTGGTTCGTGGTAACGCCGCAAAGTCCCTTTAAGGTCAAGAAGACCTTGTTGGACAACCATCATAGACTTCAAATGGTACAGGAGGCCACAAAAGACTTTCCTAAACTGAAAGCAAGTACTATTGAGTTTGACCTTCCGCAGCCCAATTATACCATTAATACGCTTGCCCATTTGATGGAGAAGTACCCAGATGGGCATCGGTTTTGTTTGATTATGGGCGAGGACAATTTAAAGGGCTTTCATAAATGGAAGAATTACGAAGCCATACTTGAGGATTATGAACTTTATGTCTATCCTAGAATTTCTGACGGGGAGGTGGTGCATCAATTTGAAAATCACGCCAGTATAAGCAAGGTTGACGCCCCGATTATGGAAATTTCGTCCACCTTTATCCGTACCCAACATAAAAAAGGCAAAAACATTCGTCCAATGTTGCCCTACTCAGTTTGGAGATATATGGATGAAATGAACTTTTATAGAAAGTGA
- a CDS encoding 3-keto-disaccharide hydrolase, producing the protein MRVKQISLLFIFLSVFIFSCKEKVAVEPLEEIESENDGVITYSEYAGEEPTTPEETEYYKPKVPVVEPGKNGAPPSDAIILFDGISFDGWMHTQDSTAVKWHLNEDGSMTVADKTGNIRTKQEFGDVQLHIEWKSPLPVQRDGQNRGNSGVFLNGMYEVQVLDNNDNDTYVNGQVGSIYKQGPPLAMASVPTGEWNVYDIIYHAPEFNEEGGKVKSATVTVLHNGVLIQDHTEIKGTTPYIGWPKNPPHGKGPLMLQDHGDDSRVSYRNIWVREL; encoded by the coding sequence ATGAGAGTGAAGCAAATTAGTCTATTGTTCATCTTTTTATCGGTATTCATTTTTTCTTGCAAGGAAAAAGTAGCGGTAGAACCTTTAGAGGAAATAGAATCGGAAAATGACGGTGTTATCACCTATTCCGAATATGCAGGAGAGGAGCCGACAACGCCCGAGGAAACCGAGTATTATAAACCTAAGGTACCAGTTGTAGAGCCTGGAAAAAATGGCGCTCCGCCAAGCGATGCCATTATTTTGTTCGATGGGATTTCCTTTGACGGGTGGATGCATACTCAAGATAGTACAGCGGTCAAATGGCATTTGAACGAAGATGGGAGCATGACCGTAGCGGACAAAACTGGAAATATAAGAACCAAGCAAGAATTTGGGGATGTTCAATTACACATTGAGTGGAAATCACCCTTACCCGTACAACGTGATGGTCAAAACAGGGGGAACAGCGGAGTGTTCTTGAACGGCATGTATGAAGTTCAGGTTTTGGATAACAATGACAACGACACTTATGTAAACGGGCAAGTGGGTTCAATATATAAACAGGGTCCGCCTTTGGCTATGGCTTCTGTTCCTACGGGAGAATGGAACGTCTATGATATCATTTACCATGCCCCGGAATTTAATGAAGAGGGTGGCAAGGTTAAATCGGCTACAGTAACGGTATTACATAATGGTGTGTTAATTCAAGATCATACTGAAATTAAGGGAACTACGCCATACATAGGCTGGCCTAAAAATCCACCGCACGGAAAGGGACCACTTATGCTTCAAGATCATGGGGATGACAGCCGTGTAAGCTATCGTAATATCTGGGTAAGGGAATTATAG
- the gmk gene encoding guanylate kinase, which translates to MKGGKLIIFSAPSGSGKTTIVRHLLSRPELNLAFSVSATSRPRRGKEKNGEHYYFMSVSEFKKHIKNEDFIEWEEVYRDNFYGTLKSEVERLWKQGKNVIFDIDVVGGLRIKSKFPDKTLAVFVKPPSVDELKIRLKKRSTESDDKINMRIAKASVELATAPQFDKIIKNYDLDIALKEAEQLVADFVGAEKEE; encoded by the coding sequence ATGAAGGGAGGAAAATTAATAATCTTCTCGGCCCCATCGGGAAGTGGAAAAACAACCATCGTAAGACATCTATTGTCCAGACCGGAGCTAAATTTGGCATTTTCGGTATCGGCAACATCAAGACCTAGAAGGGGAAAGGAAAAAAATGGAGAGCATTATTACTTCATGTCGGTTTCGGAATTTAAGAAGCATATCAAGAACGAGGATTTTATTGAATGGGAGGAAGTGTACAGGGATAATTTCTATGGTACGCTAAAGAGTGAAGTGGAGCGATTGTGGAAGCAAGGAAAGAACGTGATTTTTGATATCGATGTTGTGGGTGGACTCCGTATTAAGAGCAAATTCCCAGATAAAACATTAGCCGTTTTTGTAAAGCCACCTAGCGTAGACGAGCTTAAAATAAGGTTGAAAAAAAGGAGTACGGAGAGCGATGATAAGATAAACATGAGAATTGCCAAGGCATCGGTAGAATTGGCCACCGCCCCGCAATTTGACAAGATTATTAAAAACTACGATTTGGACATTGCCCTTAAAGAGGCTGAGCAGTTGGTAGCGGATTTTGTCGGAGCTGAAAAAGAAGAATGA
- a CDS encoding inorganic phosphate transporter: protein MGENIYLFMIIALAILAITDLVVGVSNDAVNFLNSAIGSKAISFRTIMIVASVGIAFGAISSSGMMEVARKGIFNPSEFVFAEIMIIFMAVMITDILLLDFFNTLGMPTSTTVSIVFELLGAAVAISLVKIYTSGNGFIDLPNYINTDKATEIIIGILLSVVIAFTVGALVQFVSRVLISFKFEEKPKWVGSLFGGLAISAIIYFILVKGLKGTAILSPEVLTFIGTKPELFILANIILWTVLSYIVTRFLNWNIYTIIIVLGTFALAMAFAGNDLVNFIGVPLAALESYNSWQSSGILASEFNMRGLTTAVQTPTYLLLASGVIMVITLWFSSKAKNVVKTSVDLSRQDEGDERFEPNFLSRQIVKFSIQASENLAEILPTGLKKRIDRQFDKPYVYMSKSKVRDLPAFDLVRASVNLMVASVLISLATSMKLPLSTTYVTFMVAMGSSLADRAWGPESAVYRVAGVLNVIGGWFFTAFSAFTAAAIIAYIIHLGGVVAIIILLILAFGLIGKNYLSHSKKIKETRLEEKLQKAESKTIIGIIEESASNIALAMKRGNKIYSQSIDGLARHDLNTLKKGKKGISKLDKEVEELRDNIFYFIKNLEESSVDTSNFYITALSYLQDMTQSLEYISKAGYKHVNNNHKKLRFNQIKDLKETDQYVENLFAEVETIFKSNNLQGLTALLMGKEELLRKVDDKIAKQVERTRADESSPKNTALYFSILLETKDLLLATMNLIETYEKYATK, encoded by the coding sequence ATGGGAGAAAATATTTATCTGTTCATGATCATCGCCTTGGCCATATTGGCGATTACAGATCTGGTCGTAGGTGTTAGCAACGACGCCGTAAATTTTCTTAACTCAGCTATTGGTTCCAAAGCCATATCCTTTAGGACAATTATGATTGTGGCCAGTGTGGGAATTGCATTTGGTGCTATTTCCTCTAGCGGAATGATGGAGGTGGCAAGGAAAGGTATTTTTAATCCTAGTGAATTTGTCTTTGCAGAAATTATGATCATTTTCATGGCTGTCATGATTACCGACATACTCCTCCTAGATTTCTTCAATACCTTAGGAATGCCTACTTCGACGACGGTTTCTATTGTTTTTGAACTTTTAGGCGCAGCTGTCGCAATTTCCTTGGTCAAAATATATACTTCGGGCAACGGATTCATAGACCTTCCCAATTACATCAACACAGATAAGGCCACCGAAATCATCATTGGTATTCTCTTATCTGTAGTCATTGCGTTTACGGTGGGTGCCTTGGTACAGTTTGTATCCCGAGTTCTTATTTCTTTCAAATTTGAGGAAAAGCCTAAATGGGTTGGTTCCCTTTTTGGGGGATTGGCCATTTCGGCAATCATATATTTTATTTTAGTTAAAGGTCTAAAAGGAACAGCAATCCTAAGTCCTGAAGTTTTGACTTTTATTGGCACAAAACCAGAGCTTTTTATTCTTGCCAATATAATCCTATGGACAGTTCTATCCTATATAGTTACAAGATTCCTAAATTGGAATATATATACCATAATAATTGTACTGGGGACTTTTGCTTTAGCAATGGCCTTTGCGGGTAATGACCTCGTGAATTTTATTGGTGTTCCCCTTGCCGCACTAGAATCTTATAATAGCTGGCAAAGTTCTGGTATTCTGGCTTCAGAATTTAATATGAGGGGATTGACTACGGCGGTTCAAACACCGACGTATTTATTACTGGCATCCGGGGTCATTATGGTCATTACTTTATGGTTTTCGTCCAAAGCCAAGAATGTGGTCAAGACCAGTGTGGACCTTTCCAGACAAGATGAGGGAGATGAACGTTTTGAACCTAATTTTTTATCACGTCAAATCGTAAAGTTTAGTATTCAAGCCTCAGAAAACCTCGCTGAAATATTGCCTACAGGTCTTAAAAAACGAATAGACAGGCAGTTCGATAAACCTTATGTATATATGTCCAAAAGCAAGGTTAGAGACCTTCCTGCTTTTGACCTGGTACGAGCATCCGTGAATCTTATGGTGGCAAGTGTTCTCATATCTTTGGCAACGTCCATGAAATTACCACTATCAACAACCTACGTAACCTTTATGGTTGCCATGGGAAGTTCGCTTGCTGATCGTGCGTGGGGGCCTGAAAGTGCGGTTTATAGGGTAGCAGGAGTGCTCAATGTTATTGGCGGTTGGTTCTTTACAGCTTTTAGTGCCTTTACCGCCGCTGCAATAATTGCATATATTATTCATCTGGGAGGTGTAGTCGCCATTATAATCTTACTGATTTTGGCCTTTGGATTGATAGGTAAGAACTACTTGTCCCACTCAAAAAAAATTAAGGAGACCAGACTAGAAGAAAAGCTTCAGAAAGCAGAGAGTAAGACTATTATCGGAATTATAGAAGAAAGTGCCTCCAATATTGCCTTGGCTATGAAAAGAGGTAATAAAATTTATTCTCAAAGTATTGATGGACTCGCCAGACATGATTTGAATACGCTTAAAAAAGGTAAAAAGGGTATTTCAAAATTGGATAAAGAAGTAGAGGAACTACGGGATAATATTTTCTATTTTATTAAGAACCTGGAAGAATCGAGCGTAGATACCAGTAACTTTTACATAACGGCCCTGAGCTATCTTCAAGACATGACACAGTCCCTCGAATATATTTCGAAAGCAGGTTATAAGCACGTGAACAATAATCATAAAAAACTACGGTTTAATCAGATTAAAGATCTTAAGGAGACTGACCAGTACGTAGAAAATTTATTTGCCGAAGTAGAAACCATATTTAAATCCAATAATCTTCAAGGACTTACTGCCTTACTAATGGGTAAAGAGGAATTATTGCGTAAAGTAGATGATAAAATAGCGAAACAGGTAGAAAGAACCAGAGCAGATGAATCCAGCCCTAAGAACACGGCACTCTACTTTAGTATTTTATTAGAAACTAAAGATTTATTACTGGCAACCATGAACCTTATAGAAACTTACGAGAAATATGCCACTAAGTAA
- a CDS encoding YicC/YloC family endoribonuclease — protein sequence MIQSMTGFGKHVIQLPTKKITVEIKSLNSKSIDLNARMPSAYREKELEIRKLIANSLQRGKVDFSLYIELTGDETSAQVNEAAVRQYMKQLKSIADGDDLRLLEMALRFPDAMRTDKEDIDDEEYATILKVLDGALVEINKFRSEEGNVLEKDFLQRIKELQELLARVVAMDPERQATVRERLEKAVEDIKTDVDANRFEQELIYYLEKYDITEEKVRLANHLDYFAKTLQSDDSNGKKLGFISQEIGREINTIGSKANYAPMQQLVVQMKDELEKIKEQMLNVL from the coding sequence ATGATTCAATCCATGACTGGATTTGGAAAGCATGTAATACAGCTTCCCACAAAAAAAATAACGGTAGAGATTAAATCGCTTAATAGTAAAAGCATCGATTTGAATGCCCGGATGCCTTCTGCCTATAGGGAAAAGGAACTGGAAATCAGGAAATTGATTGCCAACTCCTTACAAAGGGGTAAAGTAGATTTTAGCCTTTACATAGAATTGACCGGCGATGAAACTTCCGCTCAAGTAAACGAAGCAGCGGTGAGGCAATATATGAAGCAGTTAAAATCCATCGCGGACGGGGACGATCTTCGCTTATTAGAAATGGCATTACGCTTTCCGGATGCCATGCGCACGGACAAGGAAGATATTGATGATGAGGAATACGCTACCATCTTGAAGGTTTTGGACGGAGCACTAGTTGAAATAAACAAATTCAGATCTGAGGAAGGTAATGTCCTTGAAAAGGATTTTTTACAACGTATAAAGGAATTGCAGGAATTACTCGCAAGAGTAGTGGCGATGGATCCAGAAAGGCAGGCAACGGTCCGGGAACGTTTGGAGAAAGCTGTGGAGGATATCAAAACAGATGTCGATGCCAATCGTTTTGAGCAAGAGCTGATCTACTATTTGGAAAAATACGACATCACAGAGGAAAAAGTACGCCTGGCCAATCACTTGGATTACTTTGCCAAAACCCTACAATCCGATGACAGCAACGGAAAAAAGTTAGGTTTTATTTCCCAAGAGATAGGTAGGGAAATTAATACGATAGGGTCCAAGGCCAATTATGCCCCAATGCAGCAGCTAGTAGTGCAGATGAAAGATGAATTGGAAAAAATTAAGGAACAAATGTTAAATGTCCTTTAG
- the dgt gene encoding dGTP triphosphohydrolase, producing MNWEQLLSLRRHGDTNKRLRNEQAETRLGFDVDYDRIIFSSAFRSLQDKTQVIPLSKTDFVHTRLTHSLEVSVVGRSLGRLAGEKILEKHPYLSEIHGYKFNDFGAIVAAAALAHDIGNPPFGHSGEKSIGEYFKTGNGQVFKDKLSEKEYQDIIDFEGNANGFKLMTQDRAGVPGGLRLSYATLGAFMKYPKESLPKKPSKHIADKKFGFFQSEKQSFTSVANDLGLLQTRKGDDISFSRHPLTFLVEAADDICYTIIDFEDGINLGLISEDYALEYLIKLVKDTINTKKYNSLAYKEDRLSYLRALAINTLIQDAVAIFMKNEEKIMQGEFDISLMDKSKYDAQIRDIISLSVQKVYQCQEVIEKEIAGYTIISDILDVYVNALVRATEGNDSNYHRLIIKTLPEFYQRTDIPLYDILLNTCCYVASLSDSSAVHIHNKIKGKQL from the coding sequence ATGAACTGGGAACAATTACTATCGTTAAGAAGACACGGAGATACCAATAAAAGACTTAGAAACGAGCAAGCCGAAACCCGCTTAGGTTTTGACGTGGATTATGATAGAATTATATTTTCGTCTGCTTTTAGAAGCCTACAGGATAAAACCCAGGTCATACCTCTTTCTAAGACCGATTTTGTTCATACCCGACTTACCCACAGTTTGGAAGTCTCCGTTGTAGGACGAAGTTTGGGCAGATTGGCCGGAGAGAAGATTTTGGAAAAACATCCGTATTTAAGTGAAATACATGGATATAAATTCAATGATTTCGGGGCCATTGTGGCTGCCGCGGCCTTGGCCCATGATATCGGTAACCCGCCTTTTGGGCATAGTGGTGAAAAATCTATAGGGGAATATTTTAAAACGGGTAACGGTCAAGTTTTTAAGGACAAACTTTCCGAGAAGGAATATCAAGATATTATCGATTTTGAGGGCAACGCCAATGGCTTTAAACTTATGACACAAGATAGGGCGGGAGTCCCGGGCGGGCTTCGATTGAGTTATGCCACGCTTGGGGCCTTTATGAAATACCCGAAAGAATCGCTCCCTAAAAAACCTTCCAAGCATATAGCCGATAAGAAATTTGGATTTTTTCAGTCCGAAAAACAATCCTTCACATCGGTGGCTAACGATTTAGGCCTTCTACAAACCAGAAAGGGTGACGATATTTCATTTTCTAGACATCCGTTGACATTTTTAGTGGAGGCTGCAGACGATATTTGCTATACGATAATCGATTTTGAGGATGGTATAAATTTGGGCCTGATTTCTGAGGACTATGCCTTGGAATACCTCATAAAACTGGTCAAGGATACCATTAACACCAAAAAATACAATTCGCTGGCGTATAAAGAGGATCGGCTAAGTTATCTAAGGGCGTTGGCCATTAATACCTTAATACAGGATGCGGTAGCCATCTTTATGAAGAATGAGGAGAAGATAATGCAAGGTGAATTCGATATCTCACTAATGGATAAAAGCAAGTATGACGCCCAGATAAGGGATATCATAAGTTTAAGCGTTCAAAAGGTATATCAATGCCAAGAGGTCATAGAGAAGGAGATAGCCGGCTATACCATCATCTCAGATATACTGGACGTTTATGTGAATGCTCTTGTGCGGGCCACTGAAGGGAACGACTCCAATTACCATAGATTGATAATTAAAACCCTTCCGGAATTCTATCAAAGGACGGATATCCCGCTTTATGATATTTTGTTGAATACCTGTTGTTATGTAGCTAGCCTCTCCGATAGTTCAGCGGTTCATATCCACAATAAAATAAAGGGAAAACAACTTTAA
- a CDS encoding DUF6503 family protein: MPLSNRFLFHSCLLFAGLLGCIATAQEITGNELLESAIAYHDPNGKWKNFKGKMSITMKSPNAEDRNTLLFMNLPAQYFKSAVRKGNHTIESLIEKDSCTLKLNGSTNIAQVYRDSLRISCERARMMKNYYTYLYGLPMKLKDPGTLINPNVQKKTFKGKEYLVLKVTYDESIGNDTWYFYFDPKTYAMEVYQFFHDESKNDGEYILLSDMMELNALKIPKIRAWYYNKNDKYLGTDNLNKLGAL, encoded by the coding sequence ATGCCACTAAGTAATCGTTTTTTATTTCACTCTTGTTTATTATTTGCTGGTCTTTTAGGATGCATAGCTACTGCTCAAGAAATTACCGGTAACGAGCTATTGGAAAGCGCCATAGCTTATCATGACCCAAATGGGAAATGGAAAAACTTCAAAGGGAAAATGTCCATTACGATGAAATCCCCTAACGCGGAAGACCGTAATACCCTTTTGTTTATGAATTTACCTGCCCAATATTTTAAATCGGCAGTTAGAAAGGGAAATCATACCATTGAATCCCTCATTGAAAAGGATAGTTGTACTCTAAAATTGAACGGGAGTACCAATATTGCCCAAGTTTACCGGGACAGTCTACGTATTAGTTGTGAAAGGGCCAGAATGATGAAGAACTATTACACTTATCTATATGGGCTACCAATGAAGTTGAAAGACCCTGGAACCTTGATTAACCCTAACGTACAAAAGAAAACGTTCAAGGGCAAGGAATACCTAGTTCTCAAAGTAACTTATGATGAATCTATAGGGAACGATACATGGTACTTTTATTTTGACCCAAAGACCTATGCCATGGAAGTATACCAGTTTTTCCATGATGAGTCAAAGAATGACGGCGAATACATTCTACTCTCAGATATGATGGAGTTAAACGCACTAAAAATACCTAAAATTAGAGCTTGGTATTATAATAAAAACGACAAATATCTTGGCACTGACAACCTGAACAAACTGGGAGCCCTCTAA
- a CDS encoding 3-keto-disaccharide hydrolase codes for MRHHIVIIAVLFMLSGCQEQGKNIIAKEIVSDLEGISQKYVGEEPTTPEATETYEPIPPKIFLNDNYVPSDAIVLFDGSGLEEWVYVSDSSAAQWHVMEDGSMMVKDKSGDIRTKRNFGSMQLHIEWKSPAEVINEGQSRANSGIFIQQRYEIQIMDNNDNATYTNGQVGSVYKQAVPLAMASAPSGEWNTFDIIFEAPEFNGEKLVKPAYVTILHNGVLIQNHFEIEGSVKHVGWPIYEAHGKAPIQLQDHGDNSRVSYRNIWVREL; via the coding sequence ATGAGACACCATATTGTAATTATTGCAGTGTTATTTATGTTAAGCGGTTGTCAAGAACAAGGCAAGAATATAATCGCGAAAGAAATTGTTTCTGATCTCGAAGGCATAAGTCAGAAATACGTAGGAGAGGAACCTACGACACCAGAGGCAACGGAAACTTATGAGCCTATCCCTCCCAAAATCTTTTTGAATGACAACTATGTGCCCAGTGATGCTATCGTGCTTTTTGACGGGAGTGGGCTGGAGGAATGGGTATATGTATCGGATAGTTCGGCCGCTCAATGGCATGTGATGGAAGATGGTAGTATGATGGTGAAAGACAAATCTGGTGACATCAGAACCAAAAGGAATTTTGGGAGCATGCAGTTGCATATTGAATGGAAATCTCCTGCCGAGGTGATTAATGAGGGACAAAGTAGGGCAAACAGCGGAATATTCATTCAACAACGCTATGAAATCCAGATTATGGATAATAATGACAACGCTACATACACTAATGGTCAAGTTGGTTCTGTTTATAAACAGGCAGTACCTTTGGCAATGGCTTCCGCCCCATCTGGAGAATGGAATACTTTCGATATTATTTTTGAAGCTCCAGAGTTTAATGGAGAAAAACTAGTCAAACCCGCTTATGTGACCATTCTTCACAATGGTGTACTTATCCAAAATCATTTTGAGATAGAGGGCTCTGTTAAACATGTTGGTTGGCCAATTTATGAAGCACACGGTAAAGCTCCGATTCAATTACAGGATCACGGGGATAATAGTCGTGTAAGTTATCGTAATATATGGGTCAGGGAATTGTAG
- a CDS encoding 3-keto-disaccharide hydrolase has product MKSVILSLLTCLVFFACKDKPKDNKEEVASEQVAEMETKTIENDWEIIFDGTSFENLKGYLADEVSEQWKLEDGAMVFYPPKDRKKGEAHNLVTKKEYTDFILSLDWKIAEAGNSGIFWGVHEDPNLPEAYQTGPEIQVLDNDKHPDGKNGTTHQAGALYDMVAPSADVTKPVGEWNSIEITINHKTNEGSVVLNDVEIVNFPVNDPGWSEMVSTSKFADWEHFGKYKTGKIGFQDHGDKVAFRNIKIKEL; this is encoded by the coding sequence ATGAAAAGCGTTATTTTAAGCTTGCTTACCTGTTTAGTATTCTTTGCATGCAAGGATAAACCAAAGGATAACAAGGAGGAAGTCGCCTCGGAGCAAGTTGCAGAAATGGAAACAAAGACTATTGAAAACGATTGGGAAATTATTTTTGATGGTACTTCTTTTGAAAACCTAAAAGGTTATTTAGCCGATGAGGTTTCCGAACAATGGAAATTAGAAGATGGGGCCATGGTATTTTATCCGCCGAAGGACAGGAAAAAAGGAGAGGCCCATAATCTGGTTACCAAGAAAGAGTATACCGATTTTATACTGTCCTTGGATTGGAAAATAGCGGAAGCAGGAAACAGTGGTATTTTTTGGGGAGTTCATGAAGATCCTAATCTACCCGAAGCCTATCAAACGGGACCGGAAATTCAGGTGTTGGATAACGACAAACATCCGGATGGTAAAAATGGCACAACACATCAAGCAGGCGCATTATATGATATGGTGGCACCGTCAGCGGATGTGACAAAGCCTGTTGGAGAGTGGAACTCTATTGAAATTACCATCAACCATAAAACAAATGAGGGGAGTGTTGTCCTCAATGATGTTGAAATTGTAAATTTTCCCGTGAATGATCCGGGATGGAGCGAAATGGTAAGTACATCCAAATTTGCAGACTGGGAACACTTTGGAAAATACAAGACCGGTAAAATCGGATTTCAAGATCATGGCGATAAAGTAGCCTTTAGAAATATTAAAATAAAAGAACTATAA